The uncultured Hyphomonas sp. genome includes a region encoding these proteins:
- a CDS encoding acyl-CoA dehydrogenase, with translation MSYPDQALAEEIGERVERFVRETVASYERDPRLEDHGPSEDLVRELRAKAREAGVMTPHILPDHTHLSQRGTAHVLKKSGLSPLGPVACNTGAPDEGNMFLLGKVATDAQRARFLDKLLTGEARSAFFMTEPSADNGAGSDPSMMKTTCVQDGDEWVINGHKTYITGAEGAGVGIVMAKAEEGACMFLVDLPHPAIKIVRLLDTIDSSMPGGHAEIRIENLRVPVADMLGNPGEGFRYAQIRLAPARLSHCMRWHGVATRAHEIATTYACRRQAFGKLLVDHEGVGFMLAENQIDLKQAELMIDWCADALDAGENGNVESSMAKVAVSEALFRVADRCVQVMGAMGVTRDTIVEQLFREVRAFRIYDGPTEVHKWSLAKKIKKAELSRSA, from the coding sequence ATGTCCTACCCCGATCAGGCCCTGGCCGAGGAAATCGGCGAGCGCGTCGAACGCTTCGTCCGTGAAACCGTCGCCAGCTATGAACGTGACCCGCGCCTTGAGGATCACGGCCCGTCGGAGGACCTTGTCCGGGAACTGCGCGCCAAGGCCCGCGAGGCTGGCGTGATGACGCCGCACATCCTGCCGGACCATACGCACCTTTCCCAGCGGGGCACGGCGCACGTGCTGAAAAAGTCCGGTCTGTCGCCGCTCGGCCCGGTGGCCTGCAACACCGGCGCGCCGGACGAAGGCAACATGTTCCTGCTGGGCAAGGTCGCGACCGATGCCCAGCGCGCCCGCTTCCTCGACAAGCTGCTGACCGGCGAAGCGCGTTCGGCCTTCTTCATGACCGAGCCGTCCGCCGACAATGGTGCGGGCTCCGACCCGTCCATGATGAAGACCACCTGCGTGCAGGATGGCGACGAGTGGGTGATCAACGGTCACAAGACCTACATCACCGGGGCGGAAGGCGCTGGCGTCGGCATCGTCATGGCCAAGGCGGAAGAGGGGGCCTGCATGTTCCTCGTCGACCTGCCGCACCCGGCGATCAAGATCGTCCGCCTGCTGGATACGATCGATTCCTCCATGCCGGGCGGCCATGCCGAAATCCGTATCGAGAATTTGCGCGTCCCGGTCGCCGACATGCTGGGCAATCCGGGCGAGGGCTTCCGCTATGCGCAAATCCGTCTGGCCCCGGCGCGCCTGTCTCACTGCATGCGCTGGCACGGTGTTGCGACACGTGCCCATGAGATCGCCACCACCTATGCCTGCCGCCGCCAGGCCTTCGGCAAGCTGCTGGTCGACCATGAAGGTGTGGGCTTCATGCTGGCCGAGAACCAGATCGACCTGAAACAGGCCGAGCTGATGATCGACTGGTGCGCCGACGCGCTGGACGCTGGCGAGAACGGCAATGTCGAAAGCTCGATGGCGAAGGTAGCGGTTTCCGAAGCGCTGTTCCGCGTCGCCGACCGCTGCGTGCAGGTCATGGGCGCCATGGGCGTCACCCGTGACACGATCGTGGAGCAATTGTTCCGCGAGGTCCGCGCCTTCCGCATCTATGACGGGCCGACCGAAGTGCACAAATGGTCGCTCGCCAAGAAGATCAAGAAGGCGGAACTCAGCCGGTCTGCCTGA
- a CDS encoding tetratricopeptide repeat protein, with product MFPSRSITAGLLALGFAADPAFAAPDIYYNGPAPAEACADGVAMPGAASPELKRVCENALEDASLTLADRTATLANSGIVSLRLGDFEPALARLKEASDLGPKRGDVSVSLAATLIRLGRADEAVEALSDIDAVSPANRHIAYYNRALAYWALDETEEAYRDFYTSAALKPGFAPAEDALGQFTVASVE from the coding sequence ATGTTCCCCTCCCGAAGCATCACCGCCGGCCTGCTCGCCCTCGGATTCGCCGCCGATCCGGCCTTTGCCGCCCCGGACATCTACTACAACGGCCCCGCCCCTGCCGAAGCCTGCGCCGATGGCGTGGCAATGCCTGGTGCGGCATCTCCGGAATTGAAGCGTGTCTGCGAGAACGCGCTGGAAGACGCTTCGCTCACACTAGCGGACAGGACTGCCACGCTGGCCAATTCCGGCATCGTCAGCCTCCGCCTCGGCGACTTCGAGCCCGCGCTCGCCCGCCTGAAGGAAGCCTCGGACCTCGGCCCGAAGCGCGGCGACGTGTCCGTCAGCCTGGCCGCCACGTTGATCCGCCTGGGACGAGCGGATGAAGCGGTAGAAGCCCTCTCGGATATCGACGCCGTGTCACCGGCCAACCGGCACATCGCTTACTACAACCGCGCGCTGGCGTACTGGGCGCTGGATGAGACGGAAGAGGCCTATCGGGACTTCTACACCAGTGCCGCGCTGAAGCCGGGATTTGCGCCTGCTGAAGACGCGCTGGGGCAGTTTACAGTGGCGTCGGTGGAGTGA
- a CDS encoding MarR family winged helix-turn-helix transcriptional regulator — MTDKTDSDELLSEVTGTCVAGRVLRAARLITRYYDDALRPAGLTITQFGLLHVIGRYEPDSISRVAEMMNLDRTSLSRNLKPLEKAGFVHRGNEGTGRKRRVLLTTLGLKKLEEARPYWKAAQAKMEAVLGETHLGNLTNALQTVRPDALSS, encoded by the coding sequence ATGACTGACAAGACCGACTCCGATGAACTTCTGTCCGAGGTGACGGGGACCTGCGTGGCAGGCCGTGTGCTGCGCGCGGCGCGTCTCATCACGCGTTATTATGACGATGCGCTGCGCCCGGCCGGACTAACGATTACCCAATTCGGACTATTGCATGTCATTGGCCGGTATGAGCCGGACTCGATTTCGCGCGTCGCCGAGATGATGAATCTCGACCGCACGTCGCTGTCCCGGAACCTGAAGCCGCTCGAAAAGGCGGGCTTCGTCCATCGCGGCAATGAAGGCACCGGCCGCAAGCGCCGTGTCCTGCTCACGACGCTTGGCCTGAAGAAGCTGGAAGAGGCGAGGCCCTACTGGAAAGCGGCGCAGGCGAAGATGGAGGCCGTGCTGGGCGAAACCCATCTCGGCAATCTGACAAACGCCTTGCAGACCGTGCGTCCGGACGCGCTGTCATCCTGA
- a CDS encoding DUF805 domain-containing protein, with product MVSFPDAVKMFFARYVDFQGRSMRSEYWWVYLFNLIIGIVWAVLFFGLGGINMRTEEVSPIGFILIALIAIYGLAIIIPSIALFVRRLHDINQTGWIYLGLVVASVIPVIGFIASIAMIVIACIPGTKGPNKYGPDPANPGAGAADTFI from the coding sequence ATGGTCAGCTTTCCCGACGCAGTCAAAATGTTCTTCGCGCGTTATGTCGACTTCCAGGGGCGCTCGATGCGTTCGGAATACTGGTGGGTCTACCTGTTCAACCTGATCATCGGTATCGTCTGGGCGGTGCTGTTCTTCGGCCTCGGCGGCATCAACATGCGCACCGAAGAAGTCTCCCCGATCGGCTTCATCCTGATCGCGCTGATCGCTATCTACGGCCTCGCCATCATCATCCCCAGCATCGCGCTGTTCGTGCGCCGCCTGCATGACATCAACCAGACAGGCTGGATCTATCTCGGCCTCGTGGTGGCCAGCGTGATCCCGGTGATCGGGTTCATTGCGTCGATCGCCATGATCGTCATCGCTTGTATCCCCGGCACCAAAGGCCCGAACAAGTACGGTCCTGATCCGGCAAACCCGGGCGCCGGTGCAGCCGATACGTTCATCTGA
- a CDS encoding SDR family oxidoreductase, translating into MADTKDLAGRKAIVTGSATGLGRSIALRLAERGADVIINCTKSVADAEQTVSDCQAFGAQARLVQADVSTEDGCKALADAAGVWGRLDILVNNAGITRHARDHADLDALSRQDFLDIYAVNVAGPFLMMQACKSLLLKSHEETGRAAAVLNVSSIAGVTGVGSSVAYAASKGAFNTMTLSLARALAPAIRVNAICPGFIGTRWFKDQMGEEQYRKMEAGVAASVPLNVASGPDDIADSAVFFCTDASRHVTGETLLVDAGMHLGYAPLVAR; encoded by the coding sequence ATGGCAGACACGAAAGATCTCGCAGGACGCAAGGCAATCGTCACAGGGTCAGCCACCGGCCTCGGACGCTCCATCGCGCTGCGGCTGGCGGAGCGCGGCGCCGATGTGATCATCAACTGCACCAAGTCTGTCGCCGATGCCGAGCAGACCGTTTCCGACTGCCAGGCCTTCGGGGCGCAAGCACGGTTGGTACAGGCCGATGTCTCCACAGAAGACGGCTGCAAGGCGCTCGCCGACGCGGCTGGCGTCTGGGGCCGCCTCGACATTCTGGTCAACAATGCGGGAATCACCCGCCACGCACGCGACCATGCCGACCTGGATGCGCTCTCCCGGCAGGATTTCCTCGACATTTACGCCGTCAATGTCGCCGGCCCCTTCCTGATGATGCAGGCCTGCAAATCCCTTCTGCTGAAAAGCCACGAGGAAACCGGCCGGGCTGCAGCGGTGCTGAACGTGTCTTCCATTGCAGGGGTGACGGGCGTCGGTTCCTCAGTTGCCTATGCCGCATCCAAAGGCGCTTTCAACACGATGACGCTGTCTCTCGCCCGGGCACTCGCCCCGGCGATAAGGGTTAACGCAATCTGCCCGGGCTTCATCGGCACACGCTGGTTCAAGGACCAGATGGGCGAAGAACAATACAGAAAAATGGAGGCGGGTGTCGCCGCGTCAGTCCCGTTGAATGTGGCCAGTGGCCCTGATGACATTGCAGATTCGGCCGTTTTCTTCTGCACCGATGCGAGTCGGCATGTGACGGGAGAAACCCTGCTTGTGGATGCCGGAATGCACCTTGGATACGCACCATTGGTTGCTCGCTGA
- a CDS encoding DUF805 domain-containing protein, with protein sequence MQLFFSPNGRIDQPTYWRAVLILFGISAALSVVSAYGSPFLGFISIIFIWPWIAVHAKRFHDAGKTGWLTLAMIVLAIIVSAVAGNILPGLFGVDVASMQREMEENMEDYLSSNDPGAAMAYVMQESQRMSQAQLLPSILATGIVTGVVGFVMSLFKTDPNDNQYGPAPGGAAEIFN encoded by the coding sequence ATGCAGCTTTTTTTCAGTCCGAACGGACGCATCGATCAGCCAACCTATTGGCGGGCGGTCCTGATCCTTTTCGGCATCAGCGCAGCGCTGTCTGTCGTGTCGGCCTATGGGTCGCCGTTTCTCGGTTTCATCAGCATCATCTTCATCTGGCCGTGGATCGCCGTGCACGCCAAGCGGTTCCATGATGCCGGCAAGACCGGCTGGCTGACGCTGGCCATGATCGTGCTCGCCATCATCGTCTCGGCCGTCGCCGGCAATATCCTTCCCGGCCTGTTCGGCGTCGATGTCGCATCCATGCAGCGCGAGATGGAAGAGAACATGGAGGATTACCTGTCCTCCAACGACCCGGGTGCCGCGATGGCTTACGTGATGCAGGAATCCCAGCGGATGTCTCAGGCGCAGCTGCTGCCTTCCATCCTGGCGACCGGCATCGTGACCGGCGTGGTCGGCTTCGTGATGAGCCTGTTCAAGACCGACCCGAATGACAACCAGTACGGCCCGGCGCCGGGCGGTGCAGCAGAGATTTTCAATTAG
- a CDS encoding acetyl/propionyl/methylcrotonyl-CoA carboxylase subunit alpha, whose product MFKKILIANRGEIAVRVIKTCRRMGVQTVVVYSDADAGSMAVEMADEAVHIGPSPAAESYLLADKIIEAVKATGAEAIHPGFGFLSENPGFAKRLEEEGIGWIGPNAFAIDAMGDKISSKKLAAEAGVSTVPGHMGLIEDTKEAVKISKEIGYPVMIKASAGGGGKGIRVAYNDKDVEEGFPAVKAEAKSSFGDDRVFIEKFILEPRHIEIQVLGDKHGNCIYLNERECSIQRRNQKVIEEAPSPLLDPETRKKMGEQAVALAKAVNYDSAGTVEFVVSGKDKGFYFLEMNTRLQVEHPVTEMITGVDLVEQMLRVGAGEKLAIKQSDIGINGWAVESRVYAEDPYRNFLPSIGRLKRFHPPGEGQLGEGEVRMDSGVREGDEISMFYDPMIAKLITWGKDRDTALDVHGEALDRFHIEGIQDNIPFIAAVMDEERFRSGNITTAYIKDEFPEGFDGVPPTETQETQLVCAAAYVHGFLSRRAALTSGRMAPVPEARREWIVILGDKQYPVTLDLGGDGDAEICIDGGKPHTLITDWVPGQHLVEGTLDGKDFAVKFADRTEGYVFRHRGVALRALVCTPQIAELHARLPEKPKPDTSKLIISPMPGLVVSIDVELDQEVQEGEAVCVVEAMKMQNIIRAEATGTVKAINVAAGDSVAADEIMVEFA is encoded by the coding sequence ATGTTCAAGAAGATCCTGATTGCAAACCGGGGCGAGATCGCCGTCCGCGTCATCAAGACCTGCCGCCGTATGGGTGTGCAGACGGTGGTTGTGTACTCCGATGCCGATGCTGGCTCGATGGCCGTCGAGATGGCGGATGAAGCCGTGCATATCGGACCGTCCCCGGCAGCCGAATCCTACCTGCTGGCAGACAAGATCATTGAGGCCGTGAAGGCCACGGGCGCAGAGGCCATCCATCCGGGTTTCGGCTTCCTGTCCGAGAACCCCGGTTTCGCCAAACGCCTGGAAGAAGAGGGGATCGGCTGGATCGGTCCGAACGCCTTCGCCATCGACGCGATGGGTGACAAGATCAGCTCCAAGAAGCTCGCGGCCGAAGCGGGCGTGAGCACGGTGCCGGGCCATATGGGCCTGATCGAGGACACGAAGGAAGCCGTGAAGATCTCCAAGGAGATCGGCTACCCGGTGATGATCAAGGCTTCGGCCGGCGGCGGCGGCAAGGGCATCCGCGTCGCCTATAATGACAAGGACGTCGAAGAAGGCTTCCCGGCCGTGAAGGCGGAAGCCAAATCCTCCTTCGGCGACGACCGCGTCTTCATCGAGAAATTCATCCTCGAGCCGCGCCACATCGAAATCCAGGTGCTGGGCGACAAGCATGGCAACTGCATCTACCTGAATGAGCGCGAATGCTCGATCCAGCGCCGGAACCAGAAAGTCATCGAGGAAGCGCCATCGCCGCTGCTCGATCCGGAAACCCGCAAGAAGATGGGCGAACAGGCCGTCGCACTTGCCAAGGCCGTAAACTATGACAGCGCCGGTACGGTGGAATTCGTCGTGTCCGGCAAGGACAAGGGCTTCTACTTCCTTGAAATGAACACCCGCCTGCAGGTGGAGCACCCGGTGACCGAGATGATCACCGGCGTCGACCTCGTCGAGCAGATGCTGCGCGTTGGCGCCGGCGAGAAGCTGGCCATCAAGCAATCCGACATCGGCATCAATGGCTGGGCTGTCGAGAGCCGTGTGTACGCAGAAGATCCGTATCGCAACTTCCTGCCGTCCATCGGCCGCCTGAAGCGCTTCCACCCGCCGGGTGAGGGCCAGCTGGGCGAGGGCGAAGTCCGCATGGACAGCGGCGTGCGCGAAGGCGACGAGATCTCGATGTTCTACGACCCGATGATCGCCAAGCTGATCACCTGGGGCAAGGACCGCGACACCGCACTCGACGTTCATGGCGAGGCGCTCGACCGGTTCCATATCGAAGGCATCCAGGACAACATCCCGTTCATCGCGGCTGTGATGGACGAGGAACGCTTCCGCTCCGGCAATATCACCACGGCCTATATCAAGGACGAGTTCCCGGAAGGCTTTGACGGTGTGCCGCCGACCGAGACGCAGGAAACCCAGCTGGTCTGTGCGGCCGCCTATGTGCACGGCTTCCTGTCGCGCCGCGCGGCGCTGACATCGGGCCGCATGGCGCCGGTGCCGGAAGCCCGCCGCGAGTGGATCGTGATCCTTGGCGACAAGCAATATCCGGTCACGCTGGACCTTGGCGGCGATGGCGATGCGGAAATCTGTATCGATGGCGGCAAGCCGCACACGCTGATCACCGACTGGGTGCCCGGCCAGCACCTCGTGGAAGGCACGCTGGACGGCAAGGATTTCGCCGTGAAATTTGCCGACCGGACAGAAGGCTATGTCTTCCGTCACCGCGGCGTGGCCCTGCGCGCGCTGGTCTGCACGCCGCAGATCGCCGAGCTGCACGCCCGCCTGCCGGAGAAGCCGAAGCCTGACACGTCGAAGTTGATTATTTCTCCAATGCCCGGACTGGTTGTGTCCATCGATGTGGAACTCGATCAGGAAGTGCAGGAAGGTGAAGCCGTCTGCGTCGTCGAAGCCATGAAAATGCAGAATATTATCAGGGCAGAAGCAACCGGAACGGTGAAAGCGATCAACGTGGCGGCGGGCGACAGCGTCGCGGCCGACGAAATTATGGTCGAGTTCGCTTAA
- a CDS encoding ion channel: MILFQNLAVATVMVAITFAIHFAGLVGLTALLRQRGREFRRRTSRLGETLGQGLGVLIVVFSLFALHSLQIWLYAFAYLIVGELHQMETAVYFSTSTFTTVGFGDVILSHKWRMLGVAESMNGFLLISWSTAFLVSLTARVRAFEATIEGLDD, translated from the coding sequence ATGATCCTGTTCCAGAATCTGGCTGTGGCGACGGTCATGGTCGCCATCACCTTCGCGATTCACTTTGCCGGATTGGTCGGGCTGACGGCCCTGTTGCGCCAGCGGGGGCGGGAGTTCCGGCGCCGCACTTCAAGACTGGGCGAAACGCTGGGGCAGGGGCTGGGCGTGCTAATCGTGGTGTTCAGCCTGTTTGCCCTTCATTCCTTGCAGATCTGGCTCTACGCGTTTGCCTATCTGATCGTCGGAGAGCTGCATCAGATGGAAACGGCGGTCTATTTCTCCACCTCGACCTTTACGACCGTCGGCTTCGGGGACGTGATCCTGTCGCACAAATGGCGGATGCTGGGTGTGGCCGAATCCATGAACGGCTTCCTCCTGATCAGCTGGTCGACCGCCTTCCTCGTGTCGCTGACGGCCCGTGTCAGGGCCTTCGAAGCGACCATCGAAGGCCTGGACGACTAA
- the lipB gene encoding lipoyl(octanoyl) transferase LipB, producing MHNFPPVQWAVSDRPVPYQDALAFMEARARAIHEEGAPELVWFLEHPPLYTAGTSAKLDDLRDPSRFPVFDAGRGGQYTYHGPGQRVAYVMLDVGKRGKDVRAFVLNLERWVVAALASFNIEAGPREAPRIGVWVDRTQAGGPLREDKIAAIGIRLKRWVSFHGISLNVEPELEHFTGITPCGIADPRYGVTSLADLGIPATMADADIALRDAFETVFDSQLVPVPCPLQPAA from the coding sequence ATGCACAATTTTCCTCCTGTCCAATGGGCCGTGTCGGATCGGCCGGTTCCGTACCAAGACGCGCTGGCCTTCATGGAAGCCCGGGCGCGGGCGATTCATGAGGAAGGTGCGCCAGAACTGGTCTGGTTCCTGGAACATCCCCCGCTCTACACGGCGGGCACTTCAGCCAAGCTGGACGATCTGCGCGACCCGTCCCGATTCCCGGTCTTCGATGCCGGGCGCGGCGGACAGTACACCTATCACGGCCCCGGCCAGCGGGTGGCCTATGTGATGCTGGACGTCGGCAAGCGCGGCAAGGATGTGCGCGCCTTTGTGCTAAACCTTGAACGCTGGGTCGTGGCGGCCCTTGCCAGTTTCAATATCGAAGCCGGCCCCCGCGAGGCTCCCCGGATCGGCGTCTGGGTGGACCGGACACAGGCTGGCGGCCCGCTGCGGGAAGACAAAATCGCCGCCATCGGCATCCGCCTGAAGCGCTGGGTCAGCTTCCACGGCATCAGCCTCAATGTGGAACCGGAGCTGGAGCACTTCACCGGCATCACGCCCTGCGGCATCGCCGATCCGCGCTACGGTGTGACCAGCCTCGCCGATCTCGGCATCCCGGCCACAATGGCCGACGCCGACATTGCCCTGCGTGATGCGTTCGAGACGGTGTTCGACAGCCAGCTGGTGCCGGTGCCCTGCCCGCTTCAGCCCGCCGCGTAA
- a CDS encoding HWE histidine kinase domain-containing protein produces the protein MTSANQTPQAGQAHQVDLTNCDREPIHMLGRVQSFGALISVSSDWIVNHASANIEAFTGLSPEDLIGRPLSECFGTGAVHDIRSRLQRLGSADAVERQFGIQLVEGYGLKDIAVHLSGRSIVIEIENHDGEDKRDHVSDVRPMIDRLGKTDSVESLCNVAARQLKALTRFDRVMVYRFNNDDSGTVIAEAVAANMEPYKGLRYPATDIPKQARALYLRNLLRIISDVSDDGHEILPATNADGEPLDLSMSVTRSVSPIHLEYLRNMGVGASMSISIVKRGKLWGLFSCHHRSPKVLSYEVRTAAELFGQMFSLILDQKEGESERDEASRARALHDKLMAQIAEQMSIVDNFETIVSAMEDVIPFDGVVGWLDGKFLSHGTTPTESQFKPLVGFLNTTAASRVYARENLSAVYPPAEQYADKAAGLLVLPVSRAPRDYIVLFRRELAQSVLWAGNPDKPVESGPNGDRLTPRKSFEVWQQTVRHQSAPWTDGEIAAAESLRITLLEVVLRMTDAANKEQARSQERQEILIAELNHRVRNILGLIRSLVSQTKHEGQSITEFTDIIGGRIQALARAHDQITEEKWTPASLCELIRAETEAYLGDQSNRVFVSGVDALIKPSAFTTFSMVLHELVTNSAKYGSLSDRTGRVTIELKARPDQGLKVHWREIDGPPISRPPVRRGFGSTIIERSIPFELKGETEVRYEVTGLEADFYIPAEHIAEFKAISNAELVPDMDAGAGNLLSGEVLLLEDNMIIALETEDVLGELGASTVHTAVRCVEAFEILNSRKISSAILDINLKDETSLPVAEFLVEKGIPFVFASGYGDATAFTKQFPGIRVVQKPYDKTSLANALK, from the coding sequence ATGACGTCCGCTAACCAGACACCACAGGCTGGCCAGGCACACCAGGTTGATCTCACCAATTGCGACCGTGAGCCGATCCACATGCTCGGCCGTGTGCAATCGTTCGGCGCGCTGATCTCCGTTTCATCCGACTGGATCGTGAATCATGCCTCAGCCAATATCGAGGCGTTCACCGGACTGTCGCCCGAGGACCTGATCGGGAGGCCGCTTTCGGAGTGTTTCGGCACAGGGGCCGTTCACGACATCCGTTCCCGCCTTCAGCGTCTCGGGTCTGCTGATGCGGTTGAGCGCCAGTTCGGTATCCAGCTGGTCGAAGGCTATGGCCTCAAGGACATCGCGGTTCATCTTTCGGGACGCTCGATCGTCATCGAAATCGAGAACCATGACGGTGAGGACAAGCGCGATCATGTGTCCGACGTCCGGCCGATGATCGACCGGTTGGGAAAGACGGACTCTGTCGAAAGCCTTTGCAACGTTGCCGCACGACAACTCAAGGCGCTGACCCGGTTCGACCGGGTCATGGTGTACCGGTTCAACAATGATGACAGCGGCACCGTGATCGCGGAAGCCGTGGCTGCGAATATGGAGCCATACAAGGGGCTGCGATATCCGGCTACGGACATTCCCAAGCAGGCAAGGGCGCTTTACCTGCGCAACCTGCTGCGTATCATCAGCGATGTCAGCGACGATGGGCATGAAATCCTGCCGGCCACAAATGCCGATGGCGAGCCGCTGGACCTGTCGATGAGCGTCACCCGCTCGGTGTCTCCGATCCATCTCGAATACCTTAGAAACATGGGGGTGGGCGCCTCCATGTCGATTTCCATCGTCAAGCGTGGAAAGCTCTGGGGCCTGTTTTCCTGCCATCACCGATCGCCGAAAGTCCTGTCCTACGAGGTCCGGACGGCTGCGGAACTCTTTGGGCAGATGTTCTCCCTGATCCTTGACCAGAAAGAGGGTGAAAGCGAACGGGATGAGGCCAGCCGGGCGCGCGCCCTGCACGACAAGCTCATGGCCCAGATTGCGGAGCAAATGTCGATCGTCGACAATTTCGAGACGATCGTGTCGGCGATGGAAGATGTGATCCCGTTTGACGGGGTCGTCGGCTGGCTGGACGGCAAGTTTCTGTCCCATGGCACTACTCCGACAGAAAGCCAGTTCAAGCCGCTTGTCGGGTTTCTCAATACAACGGCGGCCAGCCGGGTCTACGCTCGCGAAAACCTCTCGGCCGTCTATCCTCCGGCGGAGCAATATGCCGACAAGGCTGCCGGGCTGCTCGTCCTGCCGGTCTCGCGAGCGCCGCGGGACTATATTGTTCTTTTCCGGCGGGAACTGGCACAGTCGGTTCTATGGGCGGGTAATCCGGACAAGCCTGTCGAGTCCGGTCCGAACGGGGACAGGCTGACCCCCCGCAAGAGTTTCGAAGTCTGGCAGCAAACGGTTCGCCATCAGTCCGCCCCCTGGACGGACGGAGAGATTGCCGCCGCCGAATCGCTGCGGATCACCTTGCTGGAAGTTGTGCTGCGCATGACCGATGCGGCGAACAAGGAGCAGGCGCGTTCGCAGGAGCGTCAGGAAATCCTGATCGCCGAACTGAACCACCGCGTCCGCAACATTCTCGGCCTGATCCGGAGCCTGGTGTCCCAGACCAAGCATGAAGGCCAGTCGATAACGGAGTTTACCGACATCATCGGCGGCCGCATCCAGGCGCTGGCCCGGGCGCACGACCAGATCACAGAGGAAAAATGGACGCCGGCATCCCTTTGCGAGCTGATCCGTGCAGAAACCGAGGCTTATCTCGGTGACCAGTCGAACCGGGTCTTCGTCAGCGGTGTCGATGCCCTGATCAAACCCTCGGCGTTCACCACATTCTCCATGGTCCTTCATGAGCTTGTGACCAACTCCGCCAAATATGGCAGCCTGTCGGACCGGACAGGCAGGGTGACGATCGAGCTGAAGGCGCGGCCGGACCAGGGGCTGAAGGTCCATTGGCGGGAAATCGATGGTCCGCCGATCAGCCGCCCGCCCGTCCGCCGCGGCTTCGGGTCCACGATCATCGAGCGGTCGATTCCGTTCGAACTGAAGGGCGAAACAGAGGTCCGGTATGAGGTGACCGGTCTCGAAGCGGACTTCTACATTCCCGCTGAGCACATTGCCGAATTCAAAGCCATCAGCAACGCGGAGCTTGTTCCGGACATGGATGCCGGCGCAGGCAATCTCCTCTCGGGGGAGGTGCTGCTGCTGGAGGACAATATGATCATCGCGCTCGAAACCGAGGACGTTCTGGGCGAACTCGGTGCGTCGACCGTCCACACGGCAGTCCGGTGCGTCGAGGCCTTCGAGATCCTGAACAGCCGGAAGATCAGTTCGGCAATCCTGGATATCAACCTGAAGGACGAGACCAGCCTGCCGGTTGCGGAATTCCTCGTGGAAAAAGGCATTCCTTTCGTTTTCGCGAGCGGTTACGGCGATGCGACGGCGTTTACGAAACAATTCCCGGGTATTCGCGTGGTGCAGAAGCCCTACGACAAGACCAGTCTGGCCAATGCGTTGAAATAG